The genomic window GCGGTGAGTAACCGCTGCCTGGCGGTGCAGAGGATGCTTCCTCAAACACAGCCCCTGGTGCTAGccgctggctgcagcacagcccagctgcttgTGAGAAGCGTGAGGGCTGCTCAGGGGAGCTCAAGTTACCCCAGTTCTTCCTGGGtcaaaaaaatcccaacatCACTGCTGCAAGGAATCTCGCCTGCCTCCCTTCCAGGCCAAGCGCTCAAAAAAAGCCTATCGGGGAGCTACACAACTGCAACAGGCACTTTAAAGCCTTTTTCCAAATATTGCTTCACCTACCAACAATTCAGACTCACCGCAGAGGCTTAAAGTACTCCTAAAACACAACTGCTGTGATGGAGGCATGAACTATTTACAGGAGACAAGCTGCAAGTTTagaagcagccctgctgaaGGCAGCATTCTGCCAGAGGTCCTCGTGTCAGCCCGAGGAGCACCCCCAGAGATGTTGCTGGTGCACCCATCTGCAGAGCCTCGGGCTCAGCCATGCTTTATGTACCTCTTGGAACACCCTGAGGAGGTGCCAGCCGTGGGCAAGGTTTCTTCAAAACCCTTCCTAAGCAATCCAATCCAACTGCTCAGCTTTGTTCGCAACGCCTTCCAGCTGGGTTAAGGTACTCACAAGTCCCTCCCCACCAAAAGcaggagacagacagacaaacaaCAAATCTCTTCCAATTCCTTTAATACAGTCCAAACTGGGGGATGGGGCTTAGAACTGGATCACCTGGCCCTGCAAAAAGGAAGAGACAGCGAGTTTACTCCACTGCAtctcaccctcccccagctctgACAGTGCTCTCCCACAGCCCGTCCTCACCCTCCGCCGTACCAGCCGTTGGGGGCACCCCAACATTCGGGATACCCCAACATTCGGGGTACCCCAACGTACCTTTCTCTTcttgtctcctcccagctcaaAGTGTTTGCACCTCTTAATCGCCAGCATCCGCTTGGACCTGCAGTTGGGCTCCACGCACTCCAGCCTCAGCACGATTTTCTTCGTGGTCTTGGcctgggaggagcagagcagcggGTATGGGTGAGAAGTGCACCGAAGCAGGGGACAGCCACTCCTGGGGCAGCCCGTTACCTGCACTGCTTTAGATTCACCAGCTCATTCCTCAAATATAAAGAGGAAACCAGCAACGCAGCTGGGCTGCCTCTGTTAAACACAGCCAGGTACCTTAGAACACCAGTAAGAGAACTTAGTGATCTGTGCCTTCACCTGCTGTGGCGTTTTGTGTTTAGAAAGCACCGAGGAGCAGCCCCTTGTTCAGGGTGCAGGATGACAGCCCCGGCAGCGTGCAGGGAGTTTGGCAGAGCGCCCACCAGAAGAAACACCCGAAAGCTGGCAAACCTtcccctgcaggagcagtgaTGTGACGTGCTGAACGCAGACCTGCAGCTACTGACAAGAGAGCTGCTGCTCGGAAGGCTGCGGAGGGAAGAACCCGAAGCTGTGAGGCCGCTGGAGCAGCGGGACAGAGCCGCAGCCTAGTGAGAAACCCCAGCTGCTCACCCCCACGGCGCTGGCTGGAGGGAAACAAATGGGGACAGCAGCGTGCAGCAGGGTGCCAAGCtgggagcagtgctgctgcttcgGGTACCCTGCTTGCAGGAGCATCTCCTGCCAACTCTcccagcttaaaaaaaacaccacccttttttcttcctggtggAAGCCTCCAGCAGAACAGCAGGGCTTCCCAGCAGCTAGCCAAGTGGCTCTGTAAGCACAGCTACACAGTTTGCACAAGAACTTTTATAAATCTGTCAGGTTTTGCTTCCCTGCTGTAAATTTCAAGGTTTTTTGTCCCCCATCTCCTAGCAGAAGGGGCACGCAGAGGGGAAACACGCAGGAGGTCTACAACTCCAGGTACCCCGCAACCTGCAGAGGGAGGATGGCAGCAGCACATCGCTCTAATGCACCGCCAACAGAATGCACCACGCTTTCCACTGCTGCTTTGAGACTctcaggaaaacagcagctgtgatTTGCTGGCTCAGTGATATGGATTTCTTTGGAGAGCAGCCTGCAAGGAAAGCATTCTGCGTTCTGCAGtacccccaggagctgggaacTCTTCACCCCATTGTACCCTTGCCAGTGaaggcagcctggctgtgcaGAGCCTCACAGGCCTGGAAAACAAGTTCCAAAGACAAACTAGAAGAGACTAAAACTTTGAGAACATCTGGAAAGCTAACAGCAggctttctttccctttatcGTATCCTTTAGCAAGGGGGAAAACACTCCTTTCATTAAAAGCACCACCCCCATTAAGGCCGTGTTGTCCTCAAGCAGCAGgatccctgcagcagctgctccacaAACACAGGCTGCATCACTCCAGCATGATCAAGGAACGTCTCAATGAGACAGAGCAGCTGGGGCAAACAGCAGGCAGGGGTGGGAATTGAGTTCTTACACTCCTTAGACACCACtaccagcacagagctgctgtagCACTGCTCGAGCACACACCCAGCCCGCGGCCGAGCAGGCAGATGTGTCCTGCTTCAGCAGGGTGTGAGGGCTGTGAAGATGCCACGGCTCAGAGAAGCCGCACTGACCTTCTTGCGGAAGATGGGCTTCGTCTGGCCGCCATAGCCGCTCTGCTTCCTATCGTAGCGCCTCTTGCCTACAGGGGGAAACGAGCACATTGAGGCAACAGCCAAACACACGCACCCCAGCCACGTGAACGCACCAGCTGCCAAcctcagcccccagctgcccagcagcagccccgctcccaCCCCAGCCGCCCCCGGGCTCACCCTGGGCGTACAGCGAGTCCTTGCCCTTCTTGTACTGCGTGACCTTGTGCGGCTGGTGCTTGCCGCACTTCTTGCAGTAGGTCCGGCGGGTCTTGGGCACGTTCACCTGCGGCAGCGGGGAGAGGCCCGGCGGTCAGCACGGCCTGGCCTGGCCTGGCCTCCCCCCCCCACaaaccccatccccatcccgcCGGGACaggccccgcgcccgccgcctccccccgccgccgctTCCCCGAGCGGCCCCCAGCACGGGCAGGGCCCCCCGCGGCCGCTCCGAGGCGCGGCGGGGGCGGATGGCGGCGGATGGAGCCGGGCCCCCCGCCCCCGGCCTCCCGCACCCACCATCTTAGCGGCGGCACCCGAGGAGAAAGAGCGGGCCGGAAGCGGaaggagatggggggggggggggaaccatagagaggaggggagcggggagagAGCGCCCCCTGCtggagggagggggcgggggcggggggacATGGGGGCAAAGGGATATGGGgtgcagggacatggggacaaaGGGATATGGGATGCAGGGACATGGGGAAATAGGGACATGGTGTGCAGCGATATGGGGACATGAGGACATAGGGACATGGAATGCAAGGACCTGGGGACATAGGGCCATGGGGTGCAGGGATATGGGGACATAGGGCCATAGGGCCATGGGGTatagggacatggggacatagGGACATTGGGTGCAGGGATATGGGGACATGGCATGCAGGGATATGGGGACTTAGGGCCATGGGGACATGGGGtacagggacatggggacatagGGTCATGGGGTGCAGGGATATGGGGACATAGGGCCATGGGGTGCAGGGATATGGGGACATAGGACCATAGGGCCATGGGGTACGGGGACATAGGGCCATGGGGTGCGGGGATATGGGGCACgaggacatggggacatggggtgcAGGGTGCATGGGGACATGGGTGGCCAGGGACATGGGGTGCAGGGACAaggtgggcaggaggaggcccCTGCCTGCTGTTCGTGCATGtcaccctgctgcccaccccaaatgccagccccacaccccagccccatgccaCCACCCTCAGCCCCTTCTCCCAGACCCCAAATCCAGCCCCGCCACCCCTCCGTGCGGccgccctgctgctgctgctggctccgcgGAGTTGGCCCCGGCCATCTCCAGGAGGAAacgcagctgctgctctgagtgagaaaccccaaaaaaaaaaaaaaaaaggggaaccGAAAGGGTGGGGTTGGCCGGCCGCGTCCTTCCTCCCTGCGCGGCCGACCCCACCATCCCTGCGTCGTGTCCCAGCCGCCCCGACCCGAGCCGAGCCGCGGGGCTGGGCCGCtcggggcgggcgcggggcaGTGGGCGCAGCGGGACCCCGGCCGGCTGTAGGGCTGGCCGTAGGGCTCGGTGAGTGTGGGGTGCCGGGGACACACGGCCCTACTGCCGCGTGGCACGGGGACAGCCAGCGAGGGTGGCACGAGGGCTCCCGGCCTCACGCCTCCGCCGTCGGGCGgcggggaggtgctggggggtgTGGGGTCGCGCTGAGAGGGGTGccgggggggtttgggggtgctggggggcttggggctgtgctggagcacgGTGTTGGGGTGCTGGATGGGTGCTCGTGGCGCTGGGGCAGGGCGCTGGGGAGGTGTGGGGGTGCTGCCGTCCACGTTCCCTCCTCCGCCCTCCCAACCTTCGTTTTTGCCACCCTCCGTGCTGTGCCCGAAATGAGGGGTTGGTGTCGCCAGGCCTGGTTTGGGGGCAAGGACACCCCAGGCCCC from Aythya fuligula isolate bAytFul2 chromosome 13, bAytFul2.pri, whole genome shotgun sequence includes these protein-coding regions:
- the RPL36A gene encoding 60S ribosomal protein L36a; translation: MVNVPKTRRTYCKKCGKHQPHKVTQYKKGKDSLYAQGKRRYDRKQSGYGGQTKPIFRKKAKTTKKIVLRLECVEPNCRSKRMLAIKRCKHFELGGDKKRKGQVIQF